From the Quercus lobata isolate SW786 chromosome 6, ValleyOak3.0 Primary Assembly, whole genome shotgun sequence genome, one window contains:
- the LOC115994559 gene encoding uncharacterized protein LOC115994559 codes for MELFNPIQAKTVFDPAWQLKEQSWWVFKSDIQERLEIRVVACKKLLQPFPTPISCEFDLKPQLMERRLLQVNLISTLMMGNSNITKPIQMVHPTLGVLQHCEIHALVKVRSSSLNWILTAVYASPRHKERCMLWNNLTTVANTYNLPWIIAGDFNEMLSNDDKLGGRPINLYRANIFKECLDACNMANLDFQGPRYTWTNKHDLCSLIQERLDRFFANPNWCVLYPEAQVTHIPRCSLDHCPVLMELEPQPSIRLNRPFIHSFWLLDNSFPKIVQNAWSTESGLYGYIAKFKRDASEWNWVHFGNIFAKKKRILARLGGIQLSMGDRNTSFYHVSTLIRRKHNKILNLKDSQGERINDLTAVMEHVQNSFSKLFSTELLSSPLSSPSIDEEIKNALWSLKAFKSPRLDGLHAGFFQRFWLVVGRSMSEEIKKIISDRKIPSELNQTHIALIPKIKDPESIGNFIPISLCNSVYKIITKIIVAKIRPLLEKLISPYQAAFVPSRKGVDNVIIVQELIHTISKKKSNVGYMVIKIDLEKAYDKLEWSFIKEVLVAANFLPNLIQLIMSCVSTVSTSILFNGGVLNPFLPSGGIRQGDPLSP; via the exons ATGGAATTATTTAATCCGATCCAAGCAAAAACAGTGTTCGATCCGGCATGGCAATTGAAGGAACAATCGTGGTGGGTGTTCAAGTCGGACATCCAAGAAAGATTGGAGATCAGAGTAGTAGCATGCAAAAAGTTGTTGCAGCCATTTCCAACACCAATCTCATGCGAATTTGACCTCAAGCCTCAATTGATGGAGAGAAGGCTACTACAAGTTAACTTAATCTCAACTCTAATGATGGGGAATTCCAATATCACGAAGCCGATTCAGATGGTTCACCCCACATTGGGAGTGCTTCAGCACTGT GAAATCCACGCACTTGTGAAGGTAAGATCTTCTTCTCTCAACTGGATTCTAACTGCTGTGTATGCTAGTCCGAGACATAAGGAAAGGTGTATGCTCTGGAATAATTTAACTACTGTTGCAAACACTTATAACTTGCCTTGGATTATTgctggtgattttaatgaaatgttgTCTAATGATGACAAGCTAGGTGGTAGGCCAATTAACCTGTACAGAGCTAATATCTTCAAAGAATGTCTTGATGCTTGCAACATGGCCAACCTCGATTTCCAAGGGCCTAGGTACACATGGACAAACAAACATGATTTATGCTCTCTCATTCAAGAAAGACTTGACAGATTCTTTGCTAATCCGAATTGGTGTGTCCTCTACCCCGAAGCCCAAGTTACTCATATTCCAAGGTGCTCATTAGACCATTGTCCTGTATTGATGGAGCTTGAGCCTCAACCCAGTATCAGACTCAATAGGCCTTTCATTCATAGTTTTTGGCTCTTAGATAACTCATTCCCTAAAATTGTTCAAAATGCCTGGTCCACCGAATCTGGTCTGTACGGTTATATTGCAAAATTCAAAAGGGATGCCTCAGAGTGGAACTGGGTCCACTTTGGGAacatttttgcaaaaaagaaaagaattttggCTCGACTTGGTGGGATTCAACTATCTATG GGGGATAGGAACACTTCTTTCTACCATGTTTCTACGCTCATTAGAAGGAAGCATAATAAGATTCTCAATCTAAAAGATTCTCAGGGTGAACGGATTAATGACCTGACTGCAGTTATGGAGCATGTTCAAAATAGCTTCTCTAAGCTCTTCTCAACTGAACTCCTGTCCTCAcctctctcttctccctctaTTGATGAGGAAATTAAAAATGCTTTGTGGTCTCTAAAGGCTTTCAAATCCCCTAGGCTTGATGGGTTGCATGCAGGATTTTTTCAACGATTCTGGTTGGTTGTTGGCAGATCAATGTCAGAAGagattaagaaaattattagtGATAGAAAGATTCCTTCAGAATTGAATCAAACACATATTGCTCTCATTCCCAAAATTAAGGATCCGGAATCCATTGGGAATTTCATACCTATTAGTCTCTGTAATTCTGTCTACaagataataactaaaattattgtAGCCAAAATTAGACCGCTCCTTGAAAAGCTCATCTCGCCATATCAAGCAGCCTTTGTTCCGAGTCGAAAAGGTGTGGATAATGTCATTATTGTGCAGGAGCTAATTCATACTATCAGcaagaaaaaaagtaatgtgGGATACATGGTTATTAAGATCGACCTAGAAAAAGCATACGATAAATTGGAGTGGTCCTTCATCAAGGAAGTGCTTGTTGCAGCCAATTTCCTGCCTAACCTTATCCAGCTCATAATGAGTTGTGTTTCTACAGTCTCTACCTCCATACTCTTTAATGGGGGTGTGCTTAATCCTTTTCTCCCATCTGGGGGTATTCGGCAAGGGGATCCCCTTTCTCCCTGA